In the Verrucomicrobiota bacterium genome, ATGCTTTGATGGGCTCTGGGAATTCGCCTGCCTTGCACTTTCGCCAAAGTGTCGACCCACTGAATGGAACCACACCCGCAGCGAGAAGCGTCCCGAGGCGAATCAAAGCCTCATCAGGGAGGGCGTTGAATTTGAAATTGTCCATGCTGGACCTC is a window encoding:
- a CDS encoding AlpA family phage regulatory protein, producing MDNFKFNALPDEALIRLGTLLAAGVVPFSGSTLWRKCKAGEFPEPIKASANVTAWRVGDVRKWLSAPESYRNVRV